Proteins encoded within one genomic window of Halobacteroides halobius DSM 5150:
- a CDS encoding ribonuclease HI family protein: MANLTMYTDGGSRGNPGPAGVGAVIYNNGQKVEELFEYIGRATNNVAEYKAVILGLKLLADNYSQAKIEIKADSQLLVKQLTGEYKVKSDNLKPLYQQIKELITNFSKVEFTHIPREENKEADALANQAMDKCR, encoded by the coding sequence ATGGCTAATTTAACAATGTATACTGATGGTGGCTCACGAGGAAATCCAGGGCCAGCAGGAGTAGGAGCAGTGATTTATAATAATGGTCAAAAAGTTGAAGAGTTATTTGAGTATATAGGAAGAGCGACTAATAATGTTGCTGAGTATAAAGCAGTAATTTTAGGTCTTAAGTTATTAGCAGATAATTATTCTCAAGCTAAGATAGAGATAAAAGCTGATAGTCAATTGCTAGTTAAACAATTGACCGGAGAATACAAGGTAAAGAGTGATAATTTAAAGCCACTTTATCAACAAATTAAAGAGCTAATAACTAATTTTTCTAAAGTAGAGTTTACTCATATACCTCGAGAAGAAAATAAAGAAGCAGATGCACTAGCTAATCAGGCAATGGATAAATGTAGATAA
- a CDS encoding tRNA (adenine(22)-N(1))-methyltransferase has product MKLSPRLKKIVSLLELPTSIVDIGTDHAYIPIHLAKNTNCSKIIASDCNRAPYQAALEHVRQADVEDKVDVRLGCGLSVLSKSEVQTAIIAGMGGQTIRQIIGDDYDLAQGLDRIVLQPMAGAGSLRKWLVNNNFKIINEALVADNDKFYQIIVVTPGSMKLEDSFLLEIGPQLIEKGDPLLSTYLDNLEEKWQKIIKDIAVELPDHPKVINLKSKIDKMQEVKKCLSSYTK; this is encoded by the coding sequence ATGAAATTATCACCACGTTTAAAAAAGATAGTATCTTTGCTGGAACTTCCAACTAGTATAGTTGATATTGGTACCGATCATGCTTATATCCCCATTCATTTAGCTAAGAATACTAATTGTTCTAAGATAATTGCCAGTGATTGTAATCGAGCACCATATCAAGCTGCTTTAGAGCATGTTAGGCAAGCAGATGTTGAAGATAAGGTTGATGTTAGATTGGGTTGCGGTCTTTCGGTATTGAGTAAATCTGAAGTGCAAACAGCTATTATTGCTGGGATGGGTGGTCAAACGATTCGTCAAATTATTGGTGATGATTATGATTTGGCCCAAGGTTTAGATAGAATTGTTTTACAGCCTATGGCGGGAGCTGGTTCATTACGTAAGTGGTTAGTTAATAATAATTTTAAGATTATTAATGAAGCATTAGTAGCAGATAATGATAAATTTTATCAAATTATTGTTGTTACTCCTGGATCAATGAAGCTAGAAGATAGTTTCTTATTAGAGATTGGCCCTCAACTAATAGAAAAGGGCGATCCTTTATTATCTACATATTTAGATAACTTAGAAGAAAAGTGGCAAAAGATTATCAAAGATATTGCTGTTGAATTACCAGATCACCCAAAAGTAATTAATTTAAAGAGTAAAATTGATAAAATGCAGGAGGTTAAAAAATGTCTGTCAAGTTACACCAAGTAA
- the queA gene encoding tRNA preQ1(34) S-adenosylmethionine ribosyltransferase-isomerase QueA yields the protein MKVEEFDFDLPEELIAQQPVEPRDESRLMVVDRQKDEIKEEVFKNIIDYFEPGDLLVRNNTKVIPARLFGNKEKTGGKVEFLLLNRVKLDTWETLVKANGKVKVGTRIVFGEGKLIAEVKDKTDFGGRIVEFEHDGIFEEILDELGSMPLPPYIKEELDNPEKYQTVYAKNRGAAAAPTAGLHFTDRLLQQIKDKGVKIADVTLHVGLGTFRPVKVDDVEEHDMHSEYYEVSQETAQLINQTKKKGKRVFAVGTTTTRTLETVVSEDGQIEAKKGWTDIFIYPGYNFKAIDALITNFHLPQSTLIMMVAALAGKSRILTAYQRAIEEEYRFYSLGDGMLII from the coding sequence ATGAAAGTAGAAGAATTTGATTTTGATTTACCAGAAGAGTTAATTGCTCAACAACCAGTTGAACCACGAGATGAATCAAGACTAATGGTTGTTGATCGTCAAAAAGATGAAATTAAGGAGGAAGTTTTTAAAAATATAATTGATTATTTTGAACCAGGAGATCTTTTAGTTCGTAATAATACTAAAGTTATTCCTGCTAGGTTATTTGGAAATAAAGAAAAGACAGGTGGTAAAGTAGAATTTCTACTACTAAATCGTGTTAAACTAGATACCTGGGAAACCTTAGTTAAGGCCAATGGTAAAGTGAAAGTAGGAACGAGAATAGTATTTGGAGAAGGAAAATTAATTGCTGAAGTAAAGGATAAGACTGATTTTGGAGGACGAATAGTTGAATTTGAGCATGATGGTATATTTGAAGAAATATTAGATGAATTAGGAAGTATGCCCCTACCTCCTTATATAAAAGAAGAGTTAGATAATCCAGAAAAATATCAAACCGTATATGCTAAAAATAGAGGTGCAGCAGCAGCTCCTACAGCTGGTTTACATTTTACAGATAGATTATTACAACAGATAAAAGATAAAGGGGTTAAGATTGCTGATGTTACTTTACATGTAGGCTTAGGAACCTTTAGACCGGTAAAAGTGGATGATGTAGAAGAGCATGATATGCATTCTGAGTACTATGAGGTTTCACAAGAAACGGCGCAGTTGATTAATCAAACCAAGAAAAAGGGTAAGCGAGTTTTTGCAGTAGGAACAACAACAACTCGAACTTTAGAGACAGTAGTTAGTGAAGATGGTCAGATAGAGGCTAAAAAAGGCTGGACAGATATTTTTATTTATCCTGGTTATAATTTTAAAGCTATTGATGCTCTAATTACTAACTTTCATCTACCCCAATCGACATTGATTATGATGGTAGCTGCTTTAGCAGGAAAAAGTAGAATTTTAACTGCTTATCAAAGGGCCATTGAAGAAGAATATAGATTTTATAGTCTAGGAGATGGAATGTTGATCATATAA
- a CDS encoding zinc ribbon domain-containing protein: MEKLELLYKLQKIDDQIEKLQEKKDNKPVLNEADNLEQIISKLMKEKQNKKDELGDIQDKVKDIEFEEARLERKEKDYKKQLYSGENSSPKELEQLTDKLDLVTEEKEELEEDLLDLMMQEEAKEEEILGLKEKIAENESRLLKLQNEEESAKQELKEELIKFNQQRQELKEKLGDQLLIKYNHLKEKKAGKAVVALRDGYCMGCRMSLPIKLVKKVEGNAEVVTCNSCGRILYDK; this comes from the coding sequence GTGGAGAAATTAGAGTTATTATATAAGTTGCAAAAGATTGATGATCAAATTGAAAAATTACAAGAGAAAAAAGATAATAAACCAGTATTAAATGAGGCAGATAATTTAGAGCAAATTATTTCTAAGTTAATGAAAGAAAAGCAAAATAAGAAAGATGAACTTGGAGATATTCAAGATAAAGTTAAAGATATTGAGTTTGAAGAGGCTAGATTGGAGCGAAAAGAAAAAGATTATAAAAAACAACTATATAGTGGAGAAAACTCCAGTCCTAAAGAGTTAGAGCAATTGACTGATAAGTTAGATTTAGTTACTGAAGAAAAAGAAGAGTTAGAAGAGGATTTGTTAGATCTAATGATGCAAGAAGAAGCTAAAGAAGAAGAAATTCTAGGTTTGAAAGAAAAGATAGCCGAAAATGAAAGTCGGTTACTTAAACTACAAAACGAAGAAGAAAGTGCTAAACAAGAGTTAAAAGAAGAATTAATAAAGTTTAACCAACAACGACAAGAGTTAAAAGAAAAATTAGGTGATCAATTATTAATTAAGTATAATCATTTAAAAGAGAAAAAGGCAGGTAAAGCAGTTGTTGCTCTTAGGGATGGGTATTGTATGGGATGTAGAATGTCTTTGCCAATTAAATTAGTTAAAAAAGTTGAAGGAAATGCAGAAGTGGTAACCTGTAATAGTTGTGGGAGGATACTATATGATAAATAA
- the ruvB gene encoding Holliday junction branch migration DNA helicase RuvB, with product MEERFVSPDRRLDDLDLNLRPKRFVEYIGQQKVKENLKIFIQAAKKRGESLDHVLLSGPPGLGKTTLANIIANEMGVEIKITSGPAIEKPGDLAAVLTNLKPNDVLFIDEIHRLNRMIEEILYPAMEDYALDIVVGNGPNARSVRLDLPPFTLVGATTKAGSLTSPLRDRFGVLSRLSFYDKEELAQIVIRAAKVLEVGIEEEGAYEIARRSRGTPRIANRFLKRVRDFAQIEGEGIITKKIAQESLSRLEVDELGLDRIDRKILSTIIEKFSGGPVGVSTLAAAINEEEETIEDVYEPYLLQLGFLNRTPRGRKATKLAYQHFNYNFEEEDSLF from the coding sequence ATGGAAGAAAGATTTGTATCTCCTGACCGTAGATTAGATGATTTAGATTTGAATTTGCGCCCGAAAAGATTTGTAGAGTATATTGGTCAACAGAAAGTTAAAGAGAATTTAAAGATTTTTATTCAAGCAGCTAAAAAAAGAGGAGAATCATTAGACCATGTATTATTATCTGGACCACCTGGCTTAGGAAAGACTACTTTAGCTAATATTATTGCTAATGAAATGGGAGTAGAAATTAAAATAACTTCTGGACCAGCAATTGAGAAGCCAGGAGATTTAGCAGCTGTACTAACTAATTTAAAGCCAAATGATGTATTATTTATTGATGAGATACATCGTTTAAATCGGATGATAGAAGAAATTTTATATCCTGCTATGGAGGATTATGCCCTAGATATAGTGGTGGGGAATGGGCCAAATGCCCGTTCAGTAAGATTAGATTTACCTCCTTTTACATTAGTTGGAGCTACCACTAAAGCAGGAAGTTTAACTTCACCTTTACGGGATAGATTTGGTGTATTAAGTAGATTGAGTTTTTATGATAAGGAAGAGTTGGCCCAAATTGTAATCAGAGCTGCTAAAGTACTAGAAGTAGGAATAGAGGAAGAAGGAGCTTATGAGATTGCCCGTAGATCACGAGGAACTCCTAGAATTGCTAATCGTTTTTTGAAACGGGTGAGGGATTTTGCACAAATAGAAGGTGAAGGTATTATTACTAAAAAAATTGCTCAAGAATCTTTATCTAGATTAGAAGTAGATGAACTTGGCTTAGATAGAATTGATCGTAAGATTTTATCAACAATTATAGAAAAGTTTAGTGGTGGCCCAGTGGGGGTATCCACTTTAGCAGCAGCAATTAATGAAGAAGAAGAGACTATTGAAGATGTTTACGAACCTTATTTATTACAGTTAGGTTTTTTAAATAGAACTCCTAGAGGTAGAAAAGCTACCAAATTGGCTTATCAACATTTCAATTATAATTTTGAGGAAGAAGATAGTCTTTTTTAA
- a CDS encoding YebC/PmpR family DNA-binding transcriptional regulator gives MAGHSKWHNIKHKKQKEDRRRAKLFSKLVKKITVAAREGGGDPEVNNDLELVIQKAKDANMPKENIERAIKRGTGELEGVNYESYVYEGYAPAGVALYMEVMTDNKNRTVSEVRHLLSEHGGNLGEDGCVAWMFERKGQLIIDRSDYEVVEDEAMMAAIEAGAEDIKFSEDTVEILTNPEDLQDVRKVMEEEGYQFSSGDLVMLPDNEITLDDPDDAKKVLKLMDKLEDHDDIQDVYANFNLSEDVIAEISDEI, from the coding sequence ATGGCTGGTCATTCTAAATGGCATAATATTAAACATAAAAAGCAAAAAGAGGATAGAAGGCGAGCTAAGTTATTCTCTAAGTTGGTAAAGAAGATCACTGTTGCTGCTAGAGAGGGTGGTGGTGATCCAGAAGTTAATAATGATTTAGAGTTAGTAATCCAAAAGGCTAAAGATGCAAATATGCCTAAAGAAAATATTGAACGAGCAATTAAGCGAGGAACAGGAGAGCTTGAAGGTGTTAATTATGAATCTTATGTATATGAGGGCTATGCGCCTGCAGGAGTAGCTTTATATATGGAGGTAATGACTGATAATAAAAATCGTACCGTATCGGAAGTGCGACATTTATTATCTGAACATGGTGGTAATTTAGGAGAAGATGGTTGTGTAGCTTGGATGTTTGAAAGAAAAGGCCAATTAATAATTGATCGTTCTGATTATGAAGTTGTTGAAGATGAAGCAATGATGGCTGCTATAGAAGCAGGGGCAGAAGATATTAAATTTAGTGAAGATACTGTTGAAATTTTAACTAATCCAGAAGATTTACAAGATGTAAGAAAGGTTATGGAAGAAGAAGGATATCAGTTTAGTTCTGGAGATTTAGTAATGCTACCTGATAATGAGATAACTTTAGATGATCCCGATGATGCTAAGAAAGTATTAAAATTAATGGATAAGTTAGAAGATCATGATGACATTCAGGATGTTTATGCAAATTTTAATCTTTCAGAAGATGTAATAGCTGAAATTAGTGATGAAATTTAA
- a CDS encoding BofC C-terminal domain-containing protein, whose product MKPVRAIVITVILTIIMAVITYYTLGGLGATYFGDKSKKGPKSKVKEPNHNSNQQIKDLIKQEQKKIDQQEPKLNQQLSKDKLEIDLNTELILKVANSKMKDKIVNQQKVNSSWAGLSQDELANRLTKGQIVEFNSKQVVIEINTKEAKTIKPEDIIKSKEEKDSKEEIPDKLFLSLKDGYVAVYRGDILGKHEVVEIKKDIPVDQLSQQDVKALQMGIEVEDEEELLKYLEGFASATD is encoded by the coding sequence ATGAAACCTGTTAGAGCTATAGTAATAACAGTAATTCTAACAATTATAATGGCAGTTATAACCTATTATACTTTAGGGGGATTAGGTGCTACTTATTTTGGTGATAAAAGTAAAAAAGGGCCAAAGTCTAAAGTAAAAGAACCCAACCACAACTCAAATCAACAGATTAAAGATTTAATTAAACAGGAACAAAAAAAGATTGATCAACAAGAGCCTAAATTAAATCAACAATTAAGTAAAGATAAACTAGAAATTGATTTAAATACAGAATTAATATTAAAAGTAGCTAATTCTAAGATGAAGGATAAAATAGTCAATCAGCAAAAGGTTAATAGTTCTTGGGCTGGGTTGTCTCAAGATGAGTTAGCTAATCGTTTAACTAAAGGACAAATTGTAGAGTTTAATTCTAAACAAGTAGTAATTGAGATTAATACTAAAGAAGCTAAAACAATAAAGCCTGAAGATATAATTAAAAGTAAAGAAGAAAAAGATTCTAAGGAAGAGATCCCTGATAAATTATTTCTTAGTCTTAAGGATGGCTATGTTGCAGTTTATCGTGGTGATATTTTAGGGAAGCATGAAGTAGTAGAGATTAAAAAGGATATTCCGGTTGACCAACTTTCACAACAGGATGTTAAGGCTTTACAGATGGGGATAGAAGTTGAAGATGAAGAAGAGTTATTAAAGTATTTAGAAGGATTTGCTAGTGCCACAGATTAA
- the rpoD gene encoding RNA polymerase sigma factor RpoD produces MAVQQQAMQEEISSLLNKGREKGELTEEEVEEILSDVDLNSDQMEEIHDILAAEGIDVVSEDADEENKSNSDSKDKENSEEDEDEFDFSQIDFGVPDAAGIDDPVKMYLKEIGKVPLLDADEEKELARRKDEGEEYAKQKLAAANLRLVVSIAKKYVGRGMLFLDLIQEGNLGLIKAVEKFDYTKGYKFSTYATWWIRQAITRSIADQARTIRVPVHMVETINKLIRVTRHLVQELGREPTDEEIAEEMDLNPEKVQEIKKIAQEPVSLETPIGEEEDSYLGDFVEDEKSPEPAAAASRMLLKEQLDGVMDSLTDREKRVLELRFGIGDGRSRTLEEVGKEFGVTRERIRQIEAKALRKLRHPSRSKKLKDYLS; encoded by the coding sequence ATGGCTGTTCAACAACAGGCAATGCAAGAAGAAATTAGTAGTTTGTTAAATAAAGGAAGAGAAAAAGGTGAGTTAACAGAAGAGGAAGTAGAGGAAATATTATCAGATGTAGATTTAAATTCAGATCAAATGGAAGAGATACATGATATACTTGCTGCTGAAGGGATAGATGTAGTAAGTGAAGACGCTGACGAAGAAAATAAGTCAAATAGTGATAGCAAAGATAAAGAGAACTCGGAAGAAGATGAAGATGAATTTGATTTTAGTCAGATAGATTTTGGGGTTCCAGATGCGGCAGGGATTGATGATCCTGTAAAAATGTATCTAAAAGAGATTGGTAAGGTTCCATTATTAGATGCAGATGAAGAAAAAGAGTTAGCTAGAAGGAAAGATGAAGGAGAGGAATACGCTAAGCAAAAATTAGCGGCAGCTAACTTAAGGTTAGTAGTTAGTATTGCTAAAAAATATGTTGGTCGTGGAATGTTATTTTTAGATTTAATTCAGGAAGGTAATTTAGGGTTGATTAAGGCAGTAGAAAAGTTTGATTATACTAAAGGATATAAATTTAGTACCTATGCAACATGGTGGATTAGACAAGCTATTACTCGTTCTATTGCAGACCAAGCTCGAACAATTCGAGTTCCGGTGCATATGGTAGAAACAATTAATAAATTAATTAGAGTAACAAGACATTTAGTTCAGGAATTAGGTCGTGAGCCCACAGATGAAGAAATTGCTGAAGAAATGGATTTAAATCCAGAAAAAGTACAAGAAATTAAAAAGATTGCTCAAGAACCTGTATCATTAGAGACTCCTATAGGAGAGGAAGAAGATAGTTATTTAGGTGACTTTGTAGAAGATGAGAAATCTCCTGAACCTGCCGCAGCAGCTTCACGAATGTTATTAAAAGAGCAATTGGATGGTGTAATGGATAGTTTAACTGATCGAGAAAAACGAGTTTTAGAGCTTAGATTCGGCATTGGAGATGGGCGTTCTCGGACTTTAGAAGAAGTAGGGAAAGAATTTGGTGTGACTAGAGAACGGATTCGTCAAATTGAGGCTAAAGCTTTACGTAAATTAAGACATCCAAGTAGAAGTAAGAAATTGAAGGATTATTTGAGTTAA
- the pheA gene encoding prephenate dehydratase — MRLGFLGPQGSFTELAAQKYQGQVTEYLAYQDIKSLIKGVKAGAVDGAVTPIENSLEGSVTLTLDLLVEFDLKIRNEIIIPIEHNLLVKNDINLEQIKHVISHPQALAQCRSFLEDNLVDYQVHTANSTSEAVKELKNLEDDWAAIGNARAARYYQLNLLKEGIQDNQENWTRFVMLAKADRSQTGNDKTSLICAAQMDRPGALYKILHEFAKRNINLTRIESRPAKKLLGDYIFFIDLEGHRADPRVKAALSAVKKMTSLYKLLGSYPKSTVIEDYLGIGK; from the coding sequence GTGAGATTAGGATTTTTAGGTCCCCAAGGTAGCTTTACTGAATTAGCAGCTCAAAAATATCAGGGCCAAGTAACAGAATATTTAGCTTACCAAGATATAAAAAGTTTGATTAAAGGAGTTAAAGCAGGTGCAGTAGATGGAGCAGTAACTCCAATTGAGAATTCTTTAGAAGGGTCAGTAACTTTAACATTAGATTTATTAGTAGAATTTGATTTAAAGATTAGGAATGAAATTATAATTCCTATAGAACATAATTTATTAGTAAAAAATGATATTAATTTAGAGCAGATAAAACATGTTATATCTCATCCCCAAGCCTTGGCCCAATGTCGCTCTTTTTTAGAGGATAATTTAGTTGATTATCAAGTACATACAGCCAATAGCACATCAGAGGCTGTAAAAGAATTAAAGAATCTAGAAGATGATTGGGCAGCAATTGGTAATGCTCGAGCAGCTAGGTATTATCAACTAAATTTATTAAAAGAAGGGATTCAAGATAATCAAGAAAATTGGACTAGATTTGTTATGCTTGCTAAAGCTGATAGATCTCAGACAGGTAATGATAAGACTTCTTTAATTTGTGCTGCTCAGATGGATCGACCTGGAGCTTTATATAAAATATTGCATGAATTTGCTAAACGCAATATAAATTTAACTAGGATTGAATCTAGGCCTGCTAAAAAACTATTAGGAGATTATATCTTTTTTATAGATTTAGAAGGCCATCGAGCAGATCCAAGAGTAAAGGCAGCATTATCTGCTGTAAAAAAGATGACATCATTGTATAAACTATTAGGTTCCTATCCTAAATCAACTGTAATTGAGGATTATTTAGGGATAGGTAAATAA
- the ruvA gene encoding Holliday junction branch migration protein RuvA: MIAYLCGDLLRQGIEYVVVKVDGVGYKVYLPASLQDGLTIGSEVELHIYTYVREDAIKLYGFSTLEELELFERLLSVSKIGPKASLSILGTMTVREFKLAVINGEVKTLKQAKGIGNKTAKRLILELQEKVEINDITNSREQLVNQGQINDAVNGLVNLGYNKRSAREAVTKIAKEKQDLEVEEIIKEGLQYLSQ; encoded by the coding sequence ATGATAGCTTACTTATGTGGAGATTTACTACGTCAAGGAATAGAATATGTAGTAGTGAAAGTAGATGGGGTAGGGTATAAAGTTTATTTACCAGCTAGTTTACAAGATGGCTTAACAATAGGAAGTGAAGTTGAATTACATATCTATACTTATGTTCGTGAAGATGCAATTAAATTATACGGTTTTTCTACTTTAGAAGAATTAGAGTTATTTGAAAGGTTACTTAGTGTATCTAAAATTGGCCCTAAGGCCTCTTTAAGTATTTTGGGTACTATGACAGTTAGAGAGTTTAAATTAGCGGTTATTAACGGAGAAGTTAAAACCTTAAAACAAGCCAAAGGAATTGGTAATAAAACAGCTAAGCGTTTAATTTTAGAGTTACAAGAAAAGGTAGAAATTAATGATATTACAAATTCTAGAGAGCAATTAGTCAATCAAGGTCAAATTAATGATGCAGTTAATGGTTTAGTAAATCTAGGTTATAATAAAAGAAGTGCTCGGGAAGCTGTAACAAAAATAGCAAAAGAGAAGCAAGATTTAGAAGTAGAAGAAATTATTAAAGAAGGTTTACAGTACTTAAGTCAATAG
- a CDS encoding Nif3-like dinuclear metal center hexameric protein: MSVKLHQVIDLIEELAAPHLAAEWDNVGLQLGDINQTIEKLLVALDLNYDVLEEAIAADIDLIVTHHPFIFKGISNINFATPQGKIIKKAIKEDISIYVAHTNYDIASNGLNDLLAKQVGVSNLQPLKVTASENLKKIAVFVPETAIAEVREALADAGAGHIGDYSHCTFQQSGIGTFKPLEGTNPYLGTKGEVNQVKEYKLETIVLESQLNKTIDKMIKAHPYEEVAYDIYPLAKEGPTVGLGRIGHLKESISLGEYAQLVKEELDLEQIKVVGTLNSKVKKVALCSGSGADLIQTAISKGADLLVTGDIKYHQAQMAEEANLNLIDGGHYGTEKIMKEGLAEYFKEEVAANNMEVKVIESNINTNPFQVI; encoded by the coding sequence ATGTCTGTCAAGTTACACCAAGTAATTGATCTAATAGAAGAGTTAGCTGCACCACATTTGGCTGCAGAGTGGGATAATGTTGGGTTACAGTTAGGAGATATTAACCAAACTATAGAGAAATTATTAGTTGCTTTAGATCTTAATTATGATGTGTTAGAAGAAGCTATTGCAGCAGACATAGATTTAATTGTTACCCACCATCCTTTTATTTTTAAAGGGATCTCTAATATTAACTTTGCTACTCCACAAGGTAAGATTATTAAAAAGGCAATTAAAGAAGATATTTCTATTTATGTTGCTCATACCAATTATGATATTGCATCTAATGGTTTAAATGATTTATTAGCAAAACAGGTTGGAGTAAGTAATCTACAACCATTAAAAGTTACTGCTAGTGAGAATTTGAAAAAGATAGCAGTATTTGTTCCTGAAACAGCAATAGCTGAAGTTAGAGAGGCACTAGCAGATGCAGGAGCAGGTCATATTGGTGATTACAGTCATTGTACTTTTCAACAGTCAGGAATAGGAACATTTAAGCCTTTGGAAGGAACTAATCCTTATTTGGGTACTAAAGGAGAAGTAAACCAAGTTAAGGAATACAAACTAGAAACTATTGTTTTAGAAAGTCAATTAAACAAGACAATTGATAAGATGATTAAGGCTCATCCATATGAAGAAGTTGCATATGATATTTATCCTCTTGCAAAAGAAGGGCCAACTGTAGGTTTAGGTAGAATAGGCCACTTAAAAGAGTCTATTAGTCTAGGAGAATATGCTCAATTAGTAAAAGAAGAGTTAGATTTAGAACAAATTAAGGTTGTAGGAACTTTAAATTCTAAAGTAAAGAAAGTAGCTTTATGTAGTGGTAGTGGAGCTGATCTAATTCAAACTGCAATTAGTAAAGGGGCTGATCTTTTAGTTACGGGTGATATTAAATATCATCAAGCTCAAATGGCTGAAGAAGCAAACTTGAATTTAATTGATGGTGGTCATTATGGAACAGAAAAGATCATGAAAGAAGGACTGGCAGAATATTTTAAAGAAGAAGTAGCAGCTAACAATATGGAAGTAAAAGTAATAGAATCTAATATTAATACTAATCCTTTTCAGGTAATTTAG